In the genome of Brienomyrus brachyistius isolate T26 chromosome 17, BBRACH_0.4, whole genome shotgun sequence, one region contains:
- the LOC125711796 gene encoding green-sensitive opsin-2, protein MADGVMFSARRHYEEETTRGTVFIYTNNNNTRDPFVGPNYHIAPRWVYNVCTVWMIFVVMASLFTNGLVLVATAKFKKLRHPLNWILVNLAVADIGETILASTISIINQVFGYFILGHPMCIFEGYVVSICGIAGLWSLTVISWERWVVVCKPFGNVRFDGKWATAGIIFSWIWAIIWCAPPIFGWSRYWPHGLKTSCGPDVFSGSEDPGVKSYMITLLFTCCILPLSIIIICYIFVWSAIHSVAQQQKDSESTQKAEKEVTRMVIVMVVAFVICWGPYASFATFSACNPGYAWHPLAASLPAYFAKGATIYNPIIYVFMNRQFRNCILQLFGKRVEDGSETTSSSTTEVSTAS, encoded by the exons ATGGCGGACGGGGTGATGTTTTCAGCTAGACGACACTACGAAGAGGAGACCACGAGGGGGACGGTCTTCATCTacaccaacaacaacaacacaagAG ATCCCTTTGTGGGGCCCAATTACCACATTGCTCCGCGATGGGTGTACAACGTCTGCACCGTCTGGATGATCTTCGTGGTCATGGCTTCCCTCTTCACCAACGGCCTGGTGCTGGTGGCTACAGCCAAGTTCAAGAAACTCAGGCACCCGCTCAACTGGATTTTAGTGAATCTGGCCGTGGCTGACATAGGGGAGACCATCCTGGCCAGCACAATAAGCATCATTAACCAGGTCTTCGgctacttcatcctgggacaCCCCATGTGTATATTCGAGGGTTACGTCGTCTCTATCTGTG GTATTGCAGGTCTGTGGTCCCTAACGGTAATTTCCTGGGAGAGATGGGTGGTGGTGTGTAAGCCATTCGGAAACGTGCGGTTCGACGGAAAGTGGGCCACTGCTGGTATCATATTCTCTTGGATCTGGGCCATCATCTGGTGTGCACCTCCCATCTTTGGCTGGAGCAG GTACTGGCCTCACGGACTCAAGACTTCCTGTGGGCCAGATGTCTTCAGTGGCAGTGAAGACCCTGGAGTAAAGTCCTACATGATTACACTGCTCTTCACATGCTGCATCCTACCGCtgtccatcatcatcatctgctACATCTTTGTATGGTCGGCCATCCACAGC GTGGCCCAGCAGCAGAAGGACTCGGAGTCTACGCAGAAAGCGGAGAAGGAGGTCACCAGAATGGTGATCGTCATGGTCGTGGCCTTCGTCATCTGCTGGGGGCCCTACGCCTCTTTCGCCACCTTCTCCGCCTGTAACCCGGGCTACGCCTGGCACCCACTGGCCGCATCGTTACCAGCCTACTTTGCCAAGGGCGCCACCATCTACAACCCAATCATTTATGTCTTCATGAACAGACAG TTTCGTAACTGCATCCTGCAACTTTTTGGCAAAAGGGTAGAAGATGGCTCTGAGACAACCAGCAGCAGTACTACAGAGGTTTCCACTGCCTCCTAG